Proteins encoded within one genomic window of Halorussus salilacus:
- a CDS encoding DUF5789 family protein produces MAREVKLSRLESTLEELSYPVTRDDAATEFEDTTLLLADGELNLGELISETSADEFDSDQDLQDEINNVLPREAVGEPYQSEGEG; encoded by the coding sequence ATGGCCCGAGAGGTGAAACTCAGCAGACTCGAATCGACGCTTGAGGAACTGTCCTACCCGGTCACCCGGGACGACGCCGCGACCGAGTTCGAGGACACGACCCTCCTGCTCGCCGACGGCGAGCTGAATCTGGGCGAACTCATCTCCGAGACGTCGGCCGACGAGTTCGACTCCGACCAGGACCTTCAGGACGAGATAAACAACGTCTTGCCCCGGGAAGCGGTGGGCGAACCGTACCAGTCGGAGGGCGAGGGATGA
- a CDS encoding NAD(P)/FAD-dependent oxidoreductase: MTEVVVAGGGLAGLVAARRLAEAGAEVRLFERHGEVGGRVRSLHRDGFVFDRGFQVLFTAYPAARRELDYGALDLRRFAPGAVVARPGHRAVLSDPLGDPSGAVETLFNRDVTTLDKLRVLRLRRELAGKSPAEIFGGPDATIREYLDERGFSSRFLSNFAEPFYGGITLDRSLSTSRKAFEFTFKMLATGDIAVPAEGMGAISQQLALRAREAGVEIHTDETVTGVEAGGGDAGDGEVTVELGRETTTADAAVVATDPKQARDLTGVGSIPTEANGCVTQYYAFDGPELDAGRRILLNAGEAGPNQVVQLSSVAPEYAPDDRTLLSATFLGVADDPDEEFAARTARTLDSWYPERRLDLEPLHTARIEFAQFAQPPGVWSDLPDVGDPEGPVYLAGEYTEASSLNAAMESGRKAARAVAADHLN, translated from the coding sequence ATGACCGAAGTCGTCGTCGCGGGCGGCGGACTCGCGGGACTGGTCGCGGCCCGCCGACTCGCGGAGGCGGGCGCGGAGGTTCGGCTGTTCGAACGCCACGGCGAGGTCGGCGGCCGGGTCCGGTCGCTCCACCGTGACGGGTTCGTCTTCGACCGGGGGTTTCAGGTGCTCTTCACGGCGTATCCCGCGGCGCGTCGCGAACTCGACTACGGCGCGCTCGACCTCCGGCGGTTCGCCCCCGGCGCGGTGGTGGCCCGGCCCGGCCACCGCGCGGTGCTCTCGGACCCGCTCGGTGACCCCTCCGGCGCGGTCGAGACGCTGTTCAACCGCGACGTGACGACCCTCGACAAGCTCCGGGTCCTGAGACTCAGGCGCGAACTCGCCGGGAAGTCCCCGGCCGAAATCTTCGGCGGCCCGGACGCCACCATCCGGGAGTACCTCGACGAGAGGGGCTTTTCCTCCCGGTTCCTGTCGAACTTCGCGGAACCGTTCTACGGCGGCATCACCCTCGACCGGAGCCTCTCGACCTCGCGCAAGGCGTTCGAGTTCACGTTCAAGATGCTCGCGACCGGCGACATCGCGGTCCCAGCCGAGGGGATGGGCGCGATAAGCCAGCAGTTGGCCCTCCGCGCCCGCGAGGCCGGGGTCGAGATACACACCGACGAGACGGTGACCGGCGTCGAGGCCGGGGGCGGGGATGCGGGGGACGGCGAGGTCACCGTCGAACTCGGCAGGGAGACGACGACCGCCGACGCCGCGGTGGTCGCGACCGACCCCAAGCAGGCCCGCGACCTCACCGGGGTCGGGTCGATTCCGACCGAGGCCAACGGCTGTGTCACCCAGTACTACGCCTTCGACGGCCCGGAACTCGACGCCGGGAGGCGCATCCTGCTCAACGCCGGGGAGGCCGGACCGAATCAGGTCGTCCAGCTATCCTCGGTCGCGCCCGAGTACGCGCCCGACGACCGCACCCTCCTGAGCGCGACCTTCCTCGGGGTCGCCGACGACCCCGACGAGGAGTTCGCGGCCCGGACCGCCCGGACCCTCGACTCGTGGTATCCCGAGCGCCGACTCGACCTCGAACCCCTCCACACCGCCAGAATCGAGTTCGCGCAGTTCGCCCAGCCGCCGGGGGTCTGGAGCGACCTGCCGGACGTCGGGGACCCCGAGGGCCCGGTCTACCTCGCGGGCGAGTACACGGAGGCGTCGTCGCTGAACGCCGCCATGGAGAGCGGCCGGAAGGCGGCTCGCGCGGTCGCCGCCGACCACCTAAATTAG
- a CDS encoding metallophosphoesterase: MDAQFRDRAVYLPGDDALVVADLHVGRDAASAVELPLGERADLTDRLADLLARFSPAEVVFAGDLLHAFGRVPEGVEATVERLRSTVADAGAELVAVRGNHDGMLDAVGVSARDSYRVGDTVVHHGHERPAAGESSPAAGRYVVGHDHPAIEIEGTRRPCLLYGPGAFRGADVLMLPAFNRLAPGTVVNGMRTRDFMSPVVTDADALRPVVWDDEAEESLSFPPLGELRRLL; encoded by the coding sequence ATGGACGCGCAGTTCCGCGACCGGGCGGTCTACCTCCCCGGCGACGACGCGCTCGTGGTCGCCGACCTCCACGTAGGCCGGGACGCCGCGAGCGCGGTCGAACTCCCGCTTGGCGAGCGCGCCGACCTGACCGACCGACTCGCCGACCTGCTCGCGCGCTTCTCGCCCGCCGAGGTCGTCTTCGCTGGCGACCTGCTCCACGCCTTCGGCCGGGTGCCCGAGGGCGTCGAGGCGACCGTCGAGCGCCTCCGCTCGACGGTCGCCGACGCGGGAGCCGAACTGGTCGCGGTGCGGGGCAACCACGACGGGATGCTCGACGCGGTGGGCGTGTCGGCCCGCGACTCCTACCGCGTGGGTGACACCGTGGTCCACCACGGCCACGAGCGCCCTGCGGCGGGCGAGTCCTCGCCCGCCGCAGGGCGCTACGTGGTCGGCCACGACCACCCGGCCATCGAAATCGAGGGGACTCGACGCCCGTGTCTGCTCTACGGCCCCGGGGCCTTCCGCGGGGCCGACGTGCTGATGCTCCCGGCGTTCAATCGCCTCGCGCCGGGGACGGTCGTCAACGGCATGCGGACCCGGGATTTCATGTCGCCGGTCGTGACCGACGCCGACGCGCTCCGGCCGGTCGTCTGGGACGACGAGGCCGAGGAATCGCTCTCGTTCCCGCCGCTCGGGGAGCTGCGGCGACTGCTCTAA
- a CDS encoding DUF7839 domain-containing protein: protein MADVLENKRAATRFRILAEIAERQPAVSQGEIADAVGVTSQAVSEYIRALVEDGLVEKEGRSRYSVTKEGVDWLLQEAGDVRRYADHVTEDVLGSVQEDAAVATDDISEGEAVTLSLSDGLLHATPGEEGPATGVATTDAAAGGDVGVTGFEGIIDFDPGTVTVYQVPPVRSGGAEAVDADALASACAAADLVTATGVEAVVALDRIDREPATKFAAGEVAAAAAGRGLDVVVVATADIVGRVTDALREGDVSYEVSGLS, encoded by the coding sequence ATGGCCGACGTTCTGGAGAACAAACGCGCCGCCACCCGGTTTCGCATCCTCGCGGAGATCGCCGAGCGCCAGCCAGCGGTGAGTCAGGGCGAGATCGCCGACGCGGTCGGCGTGACGAGCCAGGCCGTCAGCGAGTACATCCGCGCACTGGTCGAGGACGGACTGGTCGAGAAGGAGGGTCGCTCCCGATACAGCGTCACGAAGGAGGGCGTCGACTGGCTCTTACAGGAGGCGGGCGACGTGCGCCGGTACGCCGACCACGTCACCGAGGACGTGCTGGGCAGCGTCCAGGAGGACGCCGCGGTCGCCACCGACGACATCTCGGAGGGCGAGGCCGTGACCCTCTCGCTGTCGGACGGCCTCCTCCACGCCACCCCCGGCGAGGAGGGCCCCGCGACCGGGGTGGCGACGACCGACGCCGCGGCTGGCGGGGACGTTGGCGTCACCGGGTTCGAGGGAATCATCGACTTCGACCCCGGAACCGTCACGGTCTATCAGGTGCCGCCGGTCCGGTCGGGTGGCGCAGAGGCCGTCGACGCCGACGCGCTCGCGTCGGCGTGCGCGGCCGCCGACCTCGTGACCGCGACGGGGGTCGAGGCGGTGGTGGCGCTCGACCGAATCGACCGCGAACCCGCGACGAAATTCGCGGCGGGCGAGGTGGCGGCCGCGGCAGCGGGTCGCGGTCTCGACGTGGTCGTGGTCGCCACCGCCGACATCGTCGGGCGGGTCACCGACGCGCTGCGAGAGGGCGACGTTTCCTACGAGGTCAGCGGCCTCAGTTAG
- a CDS encoding J domain-containing protein produces the protein MPEWLVVGLWLSAAVGVLIGAIFAVGSRLYPTRTVETTRASGEGRRRMEIRQYLSTIGEEFAEDHFVEGQHVAFYLPERDVAITFDARAYFRIERSPTYAVLVEHEMPGVHLGDRLPFETPELDDGEDRVDPVEAAFAVLGVPENATLSEVKRAYRERIKEVHPDQGGDRERFQQVREAYTTVRKRAN, from the coding sequence CTGCCCGAATGGTTGGTCGTCGGGCTCTGGCTGTCGGCCGCGGTCGGGGTTCTCATCGGTGCCATCTTCGCCGTCGGCTCGCGGCTGTACCCGACCCGAACGGTCGAGACCACGCGCGCGTCGGGGGAGGGTCGGCGGCGGATGGAGATACGCCAGTACCTCTCGACCATCGGCGAGGAGTTCGCAGAGGACCACTTCGTGGAGGGCCAGCACGTCGCGTTCTACCTCCCCGAGCGCGACGTCGCCATCACCTTCGACGCCCGGGCGTACTTCCGCATCGAGCGCTCGCCCACCTACGCGGTCCTGGTCGAACACGAGATGCCCGGCGTCCATCTGGGCGACCGACTCCCGTTCGAGACGCCCGAACTCGACGACGGCGAGGACCGCGTCGACCCCGTCGAGGCGGCGTTCGCCGTCCTCGGCGTGCCCGAGAACGCGACGCTGTCGGAGGTCAAGCGGGCCTACCGCGAGAGGATAAAGGAGGTCCACCCCGACCAAGGCGGCGACCGCGAGCGGTTCCAGCAGGTCCGGGAGGCCTACACCACCGTCCGCAAGCGGGCTAACTGA
- a CDS encoding DUF7344 domain-containing protein encodes MTVQDQDADRERELEPSEIHNVLRNDRRRRAIEHLRDVDGTLSVDTLAEHIAAVETGESPPRDVRKSVYVSLHQTHLPKLNELDIIDYDQREQELELRDRAEEVEVYMEIVPEGDISWATYYLGVSVLAILTLFAVNLEFAFVSAFGVEFWTWYFLFLFALSAAYHAYSERKQRVFES; translated from the coding sequence ATGACAGTGCAGGACCAAGACGCCGACCGCGAGCGGGAACTCGAACCCAGCGAAATCCACAACGTCCTGCGCAACGACCGCCGACGGCGGGCCATAGAGCACCTCAGGGACGTCGACGGCACCCTCTCAGTGGATACGCTGGCCGAGCACATCGCCGCGGTCGAGACCGGCGAGTCGCCGCCCCGAGACGTGCGCAAGAGCGTGTACGTGTCACTTCATCAGACGCATCTGCCGAAGCTTAACGAGCTCGACATAATCGACTACGACCAGCGCGAGCAGGAACTCGAACTCCGCGACCGGGCCGAGGAGGTCGAGGTGTACATGGAGATCGTCCCGGAGGGCGACATCTCGTGGGCGACCTACTACCTCGGAGTGAGCGTCCTCGCCATCCTCACCCTGTTCGCGGTCAACCTCGAGTTCGCGTTCGTGTCGGCGTTCGGGGTGGAGTTCTGGACGTGGTACTTCCTCTTCTTGTTCGCGCTGTCGGCTGCGTATCACGCCTACAGCGAGCGCAAACAGCGCGTCTTCGAGTCGTAG
- a CDS encoding proteasome assembly chaperone family protein — MDELDIEAVADPDLDDPVLVEGLPGVGHVGKLAAEHLLEEKDSEVVRRVYSEHFPPQVGVGEDGTTELVCAEIHAVELDDRDLLVLTGDHQAGDNAGHYRLTDAFLDVAEEFGVESVYALGGVPTGELIDEYSVLGAATDAEFVAELEDVGVEFREDEPAGGIVGTSGLLLGLGERRGVRAACLMGETSGYLVDPKSAQAVLEVLEDALGFEVDFESLEERAEEMEDVANKIQEMESQQAGMATDEDLRYIG; from the coding sequence ATGGACGAACTCGACATCGAGGCCGTCGCCGACCCCGACCTCGACGACCCCGTCTTGGTCGAAGGACTGCCGGGCGTCGGCCACGTCGGCAAACTCGCGGCCGAACACCTCCTCGAAGAGAAGGACAGCGAAGTGGTGCGTCGGGTCTACTCCGAGCACTTCCCCCCGCAGGTCGGCGTGGGCGAGGACGGCACCACCGAACTGGTCTGCGCCGAGATCCACGCGGTCGAACTCGACGACCGCGACCTGCTGGTGCTGACCGGCGACCATCAGGCGGGCGACAACGCGGGCCACTACCGACTGACCGACGCCTTCCTCGACGTGGCCGAGGAGTTCGGTGTCGAGTCGGTCTACGCGCTCGGCGGCGTCCCGACCGGCGAACTCATCGACGAGTACTCCGTGCTGGGCGCGGCCACCGACGCCGAGTTCGTCGCGGAACTCGAAGACGTGGGCGTCGAGTTCCGCGAGGACGAACCCGCGGGCGGCATCGTCGGCACCAGCGGCCTCCTGCTCGGACTGGGCGAGCGCCGCGGGGTTCGGGCGGCGTGCCTGATGGGCGAGACCAGCGGCTACCTCGTCGACCCCAAGAGCGCTCAGGCCGTCCTCGAAGTGCTCGAAGACGCCCTCGGGTTCGAGGTCGACTTCGAGTCGCTGGAGGAGCGCGCCGAGGAGATGGAGGACGTCGCGAACAAGATCCAAGAGATGGAGAGCCAGCAGGCCGGAATGGCGACCGACGAGGACCTGCGGTACATCGGATAG
- a CDS encoding RNA-protein complex protein Nop10, translating to MKSDILVCSAWKTEHDRPVYTLSETCPECGADAVNSAPAPFNPEDPYGEYRRALKRRARE from the coding sequence ATGAAATCCGACATTCTGGTGTGTTCGGCGTGGAAGACCGAACACGACCGCCCCGTCTACACCCTCTCGGAGACGTGTCCCGAGTGCGGCGCCGACGCCGTAAACAGCGCGCCCGCGCCGTTCAACCCCGAGGACCCGTACGGCGAGTACCGACGGGCACTTAAGCGGCGCGCCCGCGAGTAA
- a CDS encoding translation initiation factor IF-2 subunit alpha, translating into MKYSGWPESGELVVGKVDEIEDFGVFVDLEEYEDKRGLIHVSEVASGWIKNVRDHVNEGQTVVCKVLDVDESAQQIDLSYKDVNDHQRSDKIQEWKNEQKADNWMTLAFGEDVTDEKYASVANELIAAFGSLYDGFEQAAIHGPETLSDTDLTDDEVERIVETARENVSVPYVTVTGYVDIESPAADGVDDVKEALQAAEGNGDIPDEIELEVTYVGAPEYRIRVRAPNYKTAEAQLQESAARAESAIESVGGSASFHRERQTDDE; encoded by the coding sequence ATGAAGTACAGCGGCTGGCCCGAATCCGGCGAACTGGTCGTCGGCAAGGTGGACGAGATCGAGGACTTCGGGGTCTTCGTCGACCTCGAGGAGTACGAGGACAAGCGCGGTCTCATCCACGTCAGCGAGGTCGCCAGCGGCTGGATCAAGAACGTCCGCGACCACGTCAACGAGGGCCAGACCGTCGTCTGCAAGGTCCTCGACGTGGACGAGAGCGCCCAGCAGATCGACCTCTCGTACAAGGACGTCAACGACCACCAGCGCTCTGACAAGATTCAGGAGTGGAAGAACGAGCAGAAGGCCGACAACTGGATGACGCTGGCGTTCGGCGAGGACGTGACCGACGAGAAGTACGCCTCGGTCGCCAACGAGCTCATCGCGGCGTTCGGTAGCCTCTACGACGGCTTCGAGCAGGCCGCCATCCACGGCCCCGAGACGCTCTCGGACACCGACCTCACCGACGACGAGGTAGAGCGCATCGTCGAGACGGCCCGCGAGAACGTCTCGGTGCCGTACGTCACGGTGACGGGCTACGTCGACATCGAGAGCCCGGCCGCCGACGGCGTCGACGACGTGAAGGAGGCCCTGCAGGCCGCCGAGGGCAACGGCGACATCCCCGACGAGATCGAACTCGAAGTGACCTACGTGGGCGCGCCCGAGTACCGCATCCGGGTCCGAGCGCCCAACTACAAGACCGCCGAGGCCCAGCTTCAGGAGAGCGCGGCCCGCGCGGAGTCGGCCATCGAGTCGGTCGGCGGTAGCGCGTCGTTCCACCGCGAGCGCCAGACCGACGACGAGTAG
- a CDS encoding 30S ribosomal protein S27e, translated as MAGNFYTVQCPDCDNEQTVFDKAATEVACAVCGATLARPTGGKADIEGEVTETVQAR; from the coding sequence ATGGCAGGTAACTTCTACACCGTTCAGTGTCCCGACTGCGACAACGAACAGACCGTCTTCGACAAGGCCGCGACCGAGGTCGCGTGTGCGGTCTGTGGCGCGACGCTCGCCCGCCCCACCGGCGGCAAGGCCGACATCGAAGGCGAGGTCACCGAAACGGTTCAAGCCCGATGA
- a CDS encoding 50S ribosomal protein L44e produces MQMPRRFNTYCPHCKAHEEHEVQKVRTGRSTGMKWDQRKQREGSKGIGNRGRFSKVPGGDKPTKKTDLKYLCSECGKAHLREGWRAGRLELED; encoded by the coding sequence ATGCAGATGCCACGACGCTTCAACACGTACTGCCCTCACTGCAAGGCTCACGAGGAACACGAGGTCCAGAAGGTCCGGACCGGTCGCTCGACCGGCATGAAGTGGGACCAGCGCAAGCAGCGCGAGGGGAGCAAGGGTATCGGTAACCGCGGTCGGTTCTCGAAGGTGCCCGGCGGTGACAAGCCGACCAAGAAGACCGACCTCAAGTACCTGTGCAGTGAGTGCGGCAAGGCCCACCTCCGCGAGGGATGGCGCGCTGGCCGACTCGAACTCGAGGACTGA
- a CDS encoding alpha/beta hydrolase, with the protein MSFDRRQFLKHSATTIAGSVAFAGATGTAAASDVPTISTRDHFDDDADLVTGETATSYDTSGDVPGVDTGCTDDVTVFVHGWDKKSDSDDAEQAAHDKISHADSQLRANGYDGTVVGYTWDSDKGGGVDYGWYEAEDIAQQNGAKLAQFAVDFAYACPNARLRFASHSLGAQVVLSALRSLNGSWFTDNGHEVYSIHLLGAAQDNEAPTTEWMDTYDAITEVVTGAFNYHSHEDDTLQWIYNVVEFDQALGETGYESGNTPAPNYTEYDGTSQVGDDHSGYLDHLSDEVVYHMEHVGDYV; encoded by the coding sequence ATGTCGTTCGACCGACGGCAGTTCCTGAAGCACAGCGCAACGACCATCGCGGGTTCGGTCGCGTTCGCCGGAGCGACCGGAACCGCGGCGGCGTCCGACGTTCCGACCATCTCGACCCGCGACCACTTCGACGACGACGCCGACTTGGTCACGGGCGAGACAGCCACCAGCTACGACACGAGCGGTGACGTGCCCGGCGTCGACACCGGCTGCACCGACGACGTGACCGTGTTCGTCCACGGGTGGGACAAGAAGAGCGACAGCGACGACGCCGAGCAGGCGGCCCACGACAAGATATCCCACGCCGACAGCCAGCTCCGGGCCAACGGCTACGACGGCACCGTGGTCGGCTACACATGGGACTCCGACAAGGGCGGCGGCGTGGACTACGGCTGGTACGAGGCCGAGGACATCGCCCAGCAGAACGGGGCGAAGCTCGCGCAGTTCGCGGTGGACTTCGCGTACGCCTGCCCGAACGCCCGACTCCGGTTCGCGAGCCACTCGCTGGGCGCGCAGGTCGTGTTGAGCGCCCTCCGGTCGCTGAACGGGTCGTGGTTCACCGACAACGGCCACGAGGTGTACTCGATCCACCTGCTCGGGGCCGCACAGGACAACGAAGCGCCGACGACCGAGTGGATGGACACCTACGACGCCATCACCGAGGTCGTCACGGGCGCGTTCAACTACCACAGCCACGAGGACGACACGCTCCAGTGGATATACAACGTCGTCGAGTTCGACCAGGCGCTCGGCGAGACGGGCTACGAGTCGGGCAACACGCCCGCCCCGAACTACACCGAGTACGACGGCACCTCGCAGGTCGGCGACGACCACTCGGGCTACCTCGACCACCTCTCGGACGAGGTCGTCTACCACATGGAACACGTCGGCGACTACGTCTGA
- a CDS encoding HAH_0734 family protein, giving the protein MKRLIIHGHPGIRKNAVIEYDGGERTVFSISKQGEWHGPDEPQLWCVIGTEDEREDFEKRNYVPHWLDTESVDAEAVEIIKRADEIAVS; this is encoded by the coding sequence ATGAAGCGGCTCATCATCCACGGCCACCCGGGTATCCGGAAGAACGCCGTCATCGAGTACGACGGCGGCGAGCGGACCGTCTTCTCCATCAGCAAGCAGGGCGAGTGGCACGGCCCCGACGAGCCCCAGCTCTGGTGTGTCATCGGCACCGAGGACGAGCGCGAGGACTTCGAGAAGCGCAACTACGTCCCCCACTGGCTCGACACCGAGTCGGTCGACGCCGAGGCCGTCGAAATCATCAAGCGCGCCGACGAGATCGCGGTGTCGTAA
- a CDS encoding MFS transporter, whose product MVSDSGGTLRLFGNREFVALASTAFARSQAYSTILIALALYADMFGTSSTVEGLFGTAFAAVQLVIVLPLGRYIDLKDAKTFLLAGLALNVGVFVGFAFVSAVEHVILLRAVQGLGASMLWLTGTTVVGEISPEESRGLWIGSYNQVGAFSSLFGDVFGGALLFLYGFHETYAVLSFFTVCAFVSVSVFLRDNPGGTADPEEATGRETLRELLGRRAIQALVFFRGSFSVGKMAVITFLPIYARTGFGINAFLIGGIMAGGKLTKALTQGWVGDLTDRVGNKSRFILAGALVYALGTALIPLAGFAEGVVPSVTLAAAGREMALPGAFFVLFAAYGVLGIGDSLRLPASMSLFVEEGEYFDAVGSSLSLRSIAWKVGQVGGPVFVGAIWDATSVLVAFWTAAGFIVVSTAVFAWIFSVEAAPEGADAVAGD is encoded by the coding sequence ATAGTGTCCGACTCGGGTGGCACGCTCCGACTCTTCGGGAACCGCGAGTTCGTGGCGCTCGCCAGCACCGCGTTCGCCCGGAGCCAGGCCTACTCGACCATCCTCATCGCGCTGGCGCTGTACGCCGACATGTTCGGGACCTCCAGCACCGTGGAGGGGCTGTTCGGCACCGCGTTCGCGGCGGTCCAGCTGGTCATCGTCCTGCCGCTCGGTCGGTACATCGACCTCAAGGACGCCAAGACGTTCCTGCTCGCGGGACTCGCGCTCAACGTCGGGGTGTTCGTCGGGTTCGCGTTCGTCAGCGCGGTCGAACACGTCATCCTGCTCCGCGCGGTCCAGGGGCTGGGCGCGAGCATGCTCTGGCTGACCGGCACCACGGTCGTCGGCGAGATAAGCCCCGAGGAGTCGCGGGGGCTGTGGATCGGGTCGTACAATCAGGTCGGTGCGTTCTCCAGCCTGTTCGGCGACGTGTTCGGCGGCGCGCTGCTGTTCCTCTACGGCTTCCACGAGACGTACGCCGTCCTCAGCTTCTTCACCGTCTGTGCGTTCGTCTCGGTGTCCGTCTTCCTCCGGGACAACCCCGGCGGGACCGCCGACCCCGAGGAGGCGACGGGCCGGGAGACGCTCAGGGAACTGCTCGGGCGGCGCGCGATTCAGGCGCTCGTGTTCTTCCGCGGGTCGTTCAGCGTGGGCAAGATGGCGGTCATCACCTTCCTGCCCATCTACGCCCGGACCGGATTCGGAATCAACGCCTTCCTCATCGGCGGCATCATGGCCGGGGGAAAGCTCACCAAGGCGCTCACGCAGGGGTGGGTTGGCGACCTGACCGACCGGGTCGGCAACAAGTCGCGGTTCATCCTTGCGGGCGCGCTGGTCTACGCGCTCGGGACCGCGCTCATCCCGCTGGCGGGGTTCGCCGAGGGGGTCGTCCCGAGCGTCACGCTCGCGGCGGCGGGCCGCGAGATGGCCCTTCCCGGGGCCTTCTTCGTGCTGTTCGCGGCCTACGGCGTCCTCGGCATTGGCGACAGCCTCCGGCTTCCGGCGAGCATGTCGCTGTTCGTCGAGGAGGGCGAGTACTTCGACGCGGTGGGAAGCAGTCTCTCGCTTCGCTCCATCGCGTGGAAGGTCGGGCAGGTCGGCGGGCCGGTGTTCGTCGGAGCCATCTGGGACGCCACCTCGGTGCTGGTGGCGTTCTGGACCGCCGCGGGCTTCATCGTGGTCTCGACCGCGGTGTTCGCGTGGATATTCTCGGTCGAGGCCGCGCCCGAGGGCGCAGACGCGGTCGCGGGGGACTGA
- a CDS encoding CinA family protein produces MREYADDPPVEERLGDALRESDATLAVAESCTGGLVGSLLTDVPGSSDYFDRGLVTYSYDAKLRELGVSREALDEHGAVSEPVAREMARGVRDAAGTTWGVSTTGIAGPTGGSDDKPVGTVFVGVAYAGAWGTGESYATVSRHEFDGDRREIKEQIARKALEDLLSEV; encoded by the coding sequence ATGCGCGAGTACGCCGACGACCCGCCAGTCGAGGAGCGACTCGGAGACGCCCTGCGAGAGTCCGACGCGACTCTCGCGGTCGCCGAATCCTGCACCGGGGGACTGGTGGGGTCGCTTCTGACCGACGTCCCCGGGTCGAGCGACTACTTCGACCGGGGGCTGGTGACCTACTCCTACGACGCCAAGCTCCGGGAGCTTGGGGTCTCGCGCGAGGCCCTCGACGAACACGGCGCGGTCAGCGAACCCGTGGCCCGCGAGATGGCCCGCGGGGTCCGCGACGCCGCCGGGACGACGTGGGGCGTGTCCACCACCGGCATCGCGGGGCCGACCGGCGGGAGCGACGACAAGCCCGTCGGGACCGTGTTCGTCGGGGTCGCCTACGCCGGAGCGTGGGGCACGGGCGAGTCGTACGCGACCGTCTCCCGCCACGAGTTCGACGGCGACCGCCGGGAGATAAAAGAGCAGATTGCCCGGAAGGCGCTCGAAGACCTCCTGTCAGAGGTGTAG
- a CDS encoding metal-dependent hydrolase yields MNKEGHVLNAVLLSIGLGYIIHPSGDVPTFRMIAEVSVPVVLGALFPDVDTAFGKHRKTLHNLPVLAVVYAYPVVFGNLNYVWIGVATHYVLDVVGSKRGIALFYPYSKEYGLPVGVAVSSKWATGVTVAVTGLELAVIAAVVHLDLPFRVQDLTTVVGSLA; encoded by the coding sequence ATGAACAAGGAGGGACACGTCCTGAACGCGGTCCTGCTGAGCATCGGTCTCGGGTACATCATCCACCCGTCGGGGGACGTCCCGACGTTCCGGATGATAGCCGAAGTGTCGGTTCCGGTCGTCCTCGGCGCGCTCTTTCCGGACGTGGACACCGCCTTCGGCAAGCACCGCAAGACCCTCCACAACCTCCCCGTGCTGGCGGTCGTCTACGCCTACCCGGTGGTCTTCGGCAACCTCAACTACGTCTGGATCGGCGTGGCGACCCACTACGTGCTCGACGTGGTCGGGAGCAAGCGCGGCATCGCGCTGTTCTACCCCTACAGCAAGGAGTACGGCCTCCCGGTCGGCGTGGCGGTCTCCAGCAAGTGGGCGACCGGCGTGACGGTCGCGGTGACCGGCCTCGAACTCGCGGTCATCGCCGCCGTGGTCCACCTCGACCTCCCGTTCCGGGTCCAGGACCTCACGACGGTCGTGGGGTCGCTCGCCTAG